Proteins found in one Choloepus didactylus isolate mChoDid1 chromosome 3, mChoDid1.pri, whole genome shotgun sequence genomic segment:
- the LOC119528525 gene encoding uncharacterized protein LOC119528525 isoform X1 — MADAAASGTEAKPLTSRSLKASSQDWLRPPCLPRAPLRCRCPLGRTVGPGGPSSPRPLAVPGAPPSVLGLPTLCPVPRPVLGALPRARPCLGIPFCARCAPVRAPCAPAGLSEVRARPCRPAAPTTALGAQHPAWVKRTSRSLLLHPEPTKTLRGWKRSCSCVIPFSCCPASVGAHLASGLSTARPSSHDLRAPVSSKTCGLEPVVPHMESCQPGNQTISSFARLPLPRGPLLCARCCVTRRGQTAGSGMWDLLQDK; from the exons ATGGCTGACGCCGCTGCTAGCGGCACTGAGGCGAAACCCCTCACCAGTCGAAGCCTGAAGGCTTCCAGCCAGGATTGGCTGCGCCCTCCGTGCCTCCCCCGAGCGCCGCTCCGCTGCCGCTGCCCCCTCGGCCGGACGGTGGGCCCTGGTGGTCCCTCCTCCCCGCGCCCCCTGGCCGTGCCCGGGGCGCCCCCGTCCGTGCTCGGGCTCCCCACTCTGTGCCCGGTCCCCCGGCCTGTGCTCGGGGCGCTCCCCCGCGCGCGCCCGTGCCTGGGCATCCCCTTCTGTGCCCGATGCGCCCCCGTCCGTGCGCCGTGCGCCCCCGCGGGCCTTTCAGAGGTGAGGGCGCGGCCCTGCCGACCCGCGGCTCCCACCACAGCGCTGGGCGCACAACACCCCGCGTGGGTCAAAAGAACGAGCAG GTCACTTCTACTACATCCTGAACCCACCAAGACGCTAAGGGGCTGGAAGCGGAGCTGCTCTTGTGTGATACCCTTTAGCTGCTGTCCCGCCAGTGTCGGAGCGCACTTGGCCTCTGGTCTCAGCACAGCCAGGCCCTCCAGCCACGATCTGAGGGCTCCAGTCTCCTCCAAGACCTGCGGGCTGGAGCCTGTGGTCCCCCACATGGAGAGCTGCCAGCCAGGGAACCAAACCATCTCTTCTTTTGCTCGGCTCCCTCTACCACGTGGacccctactgtgtgccaggtgctgtgtcACACGCAGAGGACAAACAGCCGGATCCGGAATGTGGGATCTTCTACAGGACAAATGA
- the LOC119528525 gene encoding uncharacterized protein LOC119528525 isoform X2 encodes MADAAASGTEAKPLTSRSLKASSQDWLRPPCLPRAPLRCRCPLGRTVGPGGPSSPRPLAVPGAPPSVLGLPTLCPVPRPVLGALPRARPCLGIPFCARCAPVRAPCAPAGLSEVTSTTS; translated from the exons ATGGCTGACGCCGCTGCTAGCGGCACTGAGGCGAAACCCCTCACCAGTCGAAGCCTGAAGGCTTCCAGCCAGGATTGGCTGCGCCCTCCGTGCCTCCCCCGAGCGCCGCTCCGCTGCCGCTGCCCCCTCGGCCGGACGGTGGGCCCTGGTGGTCCCTCCTCCCCGCGCCCCCTGGCCGTGCCCGGGGCGCCCCCGTCCGTGCTCGGGCTCCCCACTCTGTGCCCGGTCCCCCGGCCTGTGCTCGGGGCGCTCCCCCGCGCGCGCCCGTGCCTGGGCATCCCCTTCTGTGCCCGATGCGCCCCCGTCCGTGCGCCGTGCGCCCCCGCGGGCCTTTCAGAG GTCACTTCTACTACATCCTGA